The nucleotide window ATAAAATAGCAAATCTTTTGCTTTTTTCATCCTGAAGAACTTTTACAATCCATTCGAATTCTATTTCTTTAGTAATTTCTATATCGGGACGGGAGCCTGTAAATTTCCAAACTTCCGGATCGTTTCTCCACTGATATGAAATAAGCGCATCTTCTTTTTGAAGAGGTCTGATTAAAACATTATACATTTTCTAAAATTTTTCTCATATCATTAATAGAGTATCGCTGATCTATGGGAAGTGCTATAATTTCCTCTGCCAAAATGTAGGAGTTGGTTTCTTCACTACACCATTCAAAAACATTGGGCCAATAAGTGGCACAATAAATTTTCCTATTGATAAGTTGCTTTTTGAGATCTTTATTTTTAGTTCTGAAAGGATAAACCATAGGGACTGAATCTTCTGAAATATCAATTTTTAAAAGATTATTTTCTTTTAATTTTTCATTTAGAAATGCGAAATTTTCTTTTCTTCTTTTTTTATATCATCAAAATTTAAGGTAGAAAGAATTTTTTTGGTAAGATTGGACATTAATTTTATAGGCTGGTTTTCCAATGACCTATCATTTGTACAAAAATCAAGGTATGCTTCTTCGGCAGACAGATCAATTCTTTTCAAAAGATGGCTCATTCTATTATAGCTTTCATCTTTTTCAAAATCCAAATTAATTCTTTTATTACTGCTTAAAAGACCTCCATCAGCTACCCCTACAAATTTCCTTGGAGAATAAAAAGTATCAACGCCTGTTATTGGTAAAGAGAAAAACGCCTGAGCATTATCTATTATTATTTTATCAAAAAGTCTTTCGCACAGAATATTGATAAACTTATCTTTTATCCCAAAATAATTAGTGTACAAAAATATTTCCGAATCTTTTATTTTAGAATAATCAAATATTGGTTCCAGGTTGAAATCTATATCATAGAATTCGTAGTTAATATTAAGTTTTTTGATGGGTTCTAAGAGAACATCACAAGTATAATATGCAAGATAAATTTTTGTGCTTTTTCTCGCCAATAGGATATACTCCAAACAGTTTCTAGCTGAATTTAACTCAATGAAATCCTTATCCCAATTATTTACTGTATTGGGAAGTTCCAGCTCAAAATATCCTCCTATTGATTTCGTACTCATTAAATTAATTCAAACTGGTCCAACATATCATTTATTTCCTCCGGAGAATTAAACATCATAAGATCAATTATAGATAAGCCACTTTCAAAAGACTCTCTTTTTTGATCATAATGAGGAAGTTCCATTTTTTGAAAAGAAATATCTATATTATTAGCTTTATATTTATCTCTATCAAAAAAATCCATTCCACCAATAGGATTTATATAGTGTAAATTACCATTTACCGGAAGTTTTTTACAGATATTTAAAGCCCATTCATCAGGTGCAGTAGGTTTTTCAATTTCAAGATTCATCCTGGAAAATACAGGAAGATCTTTGTAGAAACCTAAATATTCACATATTTTTTCTAATGAATTTTTATTTAGGCTGACAATATCATTGTAATCTTCATCAAATATTTGATGTATTACCTTAAGTGTTTTGTAATAATAAGGAGCTTTTTTCTTGTAAATTTCCAACTGAGATAAAATTTTGTTTTTCCAGTTTTGCGAATTATCAATAAAACAATCTTTTATAAGAGTTTCCCGGGGACTTTTTACTAAAGGTACTTGTACATATAACCAACCTTCATTTTGTTTCAAGATTCTATTTCTCTCTATCCAGCCATGTTTTATAAATTGAACAGGATCAAAAAGAATGAAAAGATCAGAATGCTTAATAAGACTTATATAGCCAAGATATGGTAAAAAATAGGGCTGCATTATTGCTACTTTCATACTAATTATTTTGTATTCTTAACATTAATCTTGCAATATATTCAACCTCTTCAAAAGTGAGATCATAATAAAACGGAAGACATAACACTCGTTTGGCAATATCTTCAGTAACAGAAAGTTCCAGTTTTGGCAAATACGGCAATGCGGAAGCTAAACTTGGATAAAAATATCTTCTTGTAAAAATTTCCTGTTTATCCATCTCATTTTTTAATTTCAGTAATAATTCTTCACTTTCCAAAACAACAGGATAGTAAGCATGATTATTGTTAGCTTTTAAATGCCAGAGGGGCTTTACAGCGTGTAAATTTTTAAGTTTTTCATCATAGAGTTCTGCGAGTGCTTTTCTTTTTTCATGTATCTGAGAAATGTATTTTAGATTAACAAGTCCCATTGCGGCATGAAATTCTGAATTTTTACCATTAAGGCCCAATTCCGAGAATGAATCAAAGCCTGAAATTCCAAAGTTTCTGATATAGGCCAGTTTTTTTAGCAACTCAGGATCTTTTGTTATCAATAAACCTCCTTCAACACTATGATAAAGTTTTGTTGCATGCAGCGAGCAGGTCGAAATATCACCATATTCAAAAATGGATTTTCCGTTCACTTCCACTCCAAAAGCATGTGCTGCATCATAAATTACTTTTAAATTATGTTTTTTTGCAATTGCTTCTATTGCTTCTACGTCACACGGGTTTCCATAAACATGGGTTGCGAGAATTGCGCTGGTTTTTTCCGTGATAGCATCTTCAATTTTTTTAGGATCTATACATAAGCTTTTAGCATCGATATCAACAAAAACAGGGGTGCATCCTTCCCAGACAATTGAGCTGGTGGTTGCAATAAAAGAAAATGGAGTAGTAATTACTTCACCTGAAATTCCCAATGCTTTTATTGCCATCTGAATGGCAACGGTTCCGTTGGTTACAAACAGCAGATGATTAAGCTTTAAATGATCTTTAAGTTCCATTTCAAGCTGACTGGCTAGTGGTCCCATATTGGTGAGCCAGTTTCTCTTCCAGATGCCATCTATGTATTTTTCATATTCTTCCTGAGGTGGAAGAAAGGGTTGTGTTACGGGAATCATAATAAATTTTAGTGTAAAGTTATGATATTTTCGCTATCAAGCTCAAATGGTATCCATTGTTCTTTTTCTCCACCTACTGTAAACTCCAGAATGTTATTGATTCGAAGATAAGGGGATTCTGTGGCAGGGTTATATAATCCTACATCCATAATATACTTTCCTAAAGTGAAAAGAGGATTTTTTACAGTTGTTTTATAAACAATTTTTGCAGATTGGTTTATATCCTCTCTGTATTCCTGAACAGAAATTCCGGCAATTGGCTTTTGCTCCTTATCTTTAAATTCAAGATATAGAGTAGGTAATTCATCAACAGGTTTATTAATTTTGAATTCAAAAGTAAGATTAAAGTCCTGATGACGGTGTATTTCATTGTTCACCAGATCAGTTTGTAAGGATATCAATTCTAATATACCATTATCATATACTTTATTTTCGCTATTATTTGAAAACTTGCTGTAATAAAGTTGTATGCCTTTTCCTATTTCTTTTCCCTGATATTCAACTTTGCCATGATCCATTAAAATTATTTCATTACATATTCGTGATACCATTGGCATACTGTGAGAAACAAAGATAACCGCAGTATGAGGAAGCAATTCATCAATTTTACTGAAGCACTTTAAAATAAAGCCCAGATCTCCAACGGCTAATACTTCGTCAATAATTAATATATCCGGTTCAAGATGAGCTGCAACAGCAAATCCCAAACGAACTTTCATCCCTGAAGAATAATTTTGTACAGGAGTATCTATAAATTCTCTGATCTCGGAAAAATCTATTATAGAATTTAATTTCTTTTCAACTTCTTTTTTAGTAAATCCTAAAATGGACGCATTATTATAAATATTTTCCCTACCTGTAAGGATAGGATTAAAACCGGCGCCTAATTCTATCAGGGCACCTATTTTTCCTTTCATTACAATTTGCCCTTTATCAGGAGTGTATAATCCGTTCAGGACTTTTAAAAGAGTAGACTTCCCTGCACCATTATGACCAATCAAGCCAATACATTCTCCTCTTCTCAGCTCAAAGCTTACATCATGCACAGCCCAAAATTCCTGAGGCCGTAATTCTTTCTTTATTGATAATCCCAGTGTACTACGGATAATATCTGAAGCTCCATATTTCAGAGAGCTTTTCAGATTTTTGCTGAATTTTTTAGATACATTCTGTACTGAAACTAATACCTCTCTATCTTTTTCCATTATCCTGCGATTTTTTCAATAACTATTGGCATTGACTTTCGAAAAATAACCAAGCCTATCAATAAAACAATAAAGCTAACAGCCGTTAATATCATTGTAAACATTAATGACTGAGTTTCCAATCCTACCAGTGTATTTCGGGTGTCGTTAATTATATAAGTTAAAGGATTTAAATTGAATAAAACCTTAAAAATTCCTGATCTCGGTACAGCATAAACAACAGGCGTCATATACATTAATAAAGGAATACCTGTAATGAGAACTTTGCTTATATCTGTATAAATTAATCCCAGTGGAGTAATAATTAATCCTATCGCAAAAGCAAAAATGATTAAGGCCACAATATAAAATGGAAAAAGGAGCAGACTCGCTGATGGCGTAACCTGATAAATTATCAAAATAGCAACGGCAGGAATCATCTTTATTAGCATATTAAAGAGAGTGGTGTATATCCCTTTCATCAGTAATGCTTCTTTTGGGAAATTGATTTTGGATATGATTGCTTTTCCGGAGTTTACCGAATTTATAGGACTTTGTACTGCTTCTGCAAAAATATTCCAGATTGTGGTACCTAAAATAACGAAAACAGGATAAGGTATTCCTCCCGGTATATTTACATTTACGACTCCAGAACCATTCAAAAATAACCAGATTAAAGAATTTATAATTACGGGTGCTAATATCCAAAAGAAACCTAATAAAGACTGTCTGTGTTGAGATTGTATATCTCTTTTTGTCATTTGATAGGCCAGAAAATTAGATGATTTTATATCCCGAAAAATTGATTTGAGTTCTTGGAAGAAATGTGTTTTTTTATCAGATGTGTATACTACGGTTTTCAAAGTAGATTTTTTTTCAAATTTATAATAATTAATCTTATCCTGATTTTTATGTATTAGGAAATATTATTTACATACAACAGGAAAATTACAACTAATATATTAATAGTTGTATTATAATCAAAAGCTATTAACATTTTTATAGAAATAGCTTTTGATTTTTGTAGATGAATTTATTATTTTATTACCAGCTGTTTCAAGTATTTACCGTATCCGCTTTTACCATATTTGATAGCCGTTTCAAGCAGTTTTTCTTCATTAATGAATTTATTTCTGAATGCAATTTCTTCGATACAGCCTATTTTAAATCCTTGTCTTTTTTCAATAACGCTTACAAATTCTGAAGCATCATGAAGAGAGTCAAAAGTTCCTGTATCCAGCCATGCGGTACCTCTGTCAAGAACAGCCACCTCAAGTTTTCCATTCTTCAAATAAACATTGTTAATATCGGTAATTTCCAGTTCGCCTCTTGCAGAAGGTTTGATGTTTTTGGCAATTTCGACTACATTGTTATCATAAAAGTAAAGTCCGGGTACAGCGTAATTTGATTTAGGGCTTAAAGGTTTTTCTTCAATAGAAACCGCTTTCAGATCTTTGTCAAATTCTACAACACCATATCTTTCAGGATCAGCCACGTGATAGGCAAAAACAACACCTCCGTCCGGGTTGGTTTTATTTTTCAGCAAAGTTCCCATTTCAGAACCGTAAAAAATATTATCACCCAGCACTAATGCAGCAGAATCACTGCCGATAAACTGGTCGCCCAAAATAAAAGCCTGTGCCAAACCATCAGGGCTTGGCTGTACAACGTATTCTATATTGCACCCGATTTGAGAACCATCGCCCAGAAGTTTAATGAAACCTTCCTGGTCATGCGGGGTAGTGATGATCAGAATATCCTTGATTCCCGCCAAAAGTAATGTGGAAAGCGGATAATAGATCATAGGTTTGTCATAAACAGGCATCAGCTGCTTGCTTACTGCAATCGTTAGAGGGTAAAGTCTTGTTCCGGATCCTCCGGCTAATATTATTCCTTTCATCTTTTATTTTTGTATGTTTTCTATGGCATAATCCATTTGATTTTTAATATTTAAATCTATGGTGGGAGTTATGAGGAATACCGAATTGTCTTTGGATAATTTTCCTCCTATGCCTTTGTGAAATTGTATAAGTTCTTTTAAATTTTTTTCCGGAATAAAAGAGAATGAGCTGTATAGTGAAATTTTAAACTCATCAAAATTAAAACCGTTGATAATAGATCTTGCCTGTTCCTTTGTAATCAGTTCTTTGGGCGGATCCACACTGTAATCAAACATTTTCAGTTCCAGATAATCTTTTGCATAATTAATCAATGCTTCCTTATAATGGGAAACTTCTATAAACTCATCAATCAGCTTTTGCTGTGAAGAGTTTGCCATTGCCGGAGGCGGAGGGAGTGCCTGAGCATTAAAAAGAGAAGACATGACAAATAGCAATAGAAAAACCAGCTTCATGATTAATTATATTGAGTCTCGTAGTATTTCTGATAATCTCCGCTTGTTACATGCTCCAGCCATTCCTTATTTTCAAGATACCAGTCAATGGTTTTTCCCAGTCCTTCTTCAAAAGTCACGGATGGTTTCCATCCCAGATCTTTATTCAATTTTGTTGCATCAATGGCGTAACGTTTATCATGCCCCGGTCTGTCTTTTACAAAAGTAATCAGTTTTTCAGAATAGCCTTCCGGTCTTTCCAGTTTAGCGTCCATTTGTTTGATCAGTTCTTTTACAAGATCAATATTCTGCCACTCATTAAAGCCCCCGATATTATAAGTTTCTCCGGTTTTTGCTTCTTTAAAGATCTGATGAATTGCTCTTGCATGGTCAATTACAAATAACCAGTCTCTGGTATACTTTCCGTCGCCATAAATTGGAAGAGGTTTTTCATTGATGATATTCGAAATACAAAGCGGAATCAGTTTTTCCGGGAAATGATTAGGTCCATAGTTATTGGAACAGTTGGATACGATGAATGGCATTCCATATGTATTTCCATAAGCTCTTACCAAATGGTCAGAAGCAGCTTTTGAAGCAGAATATGGAGATTGGGGATCATATGGTGTTGTTTCCAGAAAGAATCCTGTTTCACCTAAGCTTCCATAGACTTCATCCGTTGAAACATGATAAAAAAGATTTGTTCTTTTTTCATCCGGGAATCTGCCGTGAGTGTGATCAGGATTTAATGTCCAGAACTCTTTACACAGGTTCAGAAGATTTGCTGTTCCGTTTACATTGGTATTGATAAATGCCATCGGATCAGTAATACTTCTGTCAACATGACTTTCTGCAGCTAAATGCACAACAGCATCCGGCTTGTATTTTTCGAAAATACGTCTAAGCTCCTCAGGTTTTGTGATGTCTGCTTTTTCGAAAACATAATTAGGTTCATTTTCTATGTCCTTTAAGTTTTCCAGATTTCCGGCGTAGGTGAGGGCATCAAGGTTGATGATTGTAGTGTCCGGATTGTTTTTTACAAATTCTCTTACAACATGGGAGCCGATGAATCCGGCACCTCCTGTAATGATAATGTTTTTCATTGATTTATTTTGAGATGGTCTTTCTTCCTATACTTTTATAATGAAATCCGTTTTGCTCAGGGATTTCCAATGGATACATGTTTCTACCGTCAAAAATGACTTTGTTTTTCATTTTTTTAGCCATAAGTTCAAAATTCGGATTTTTGAATTCCGGCCATTCTGTAGCAATAAACAGTGCGTCTACATTCTCCAGTGCATCATACATCCCTTTAGCGTATTGTATTTTATCACCTAAAAGTTTTTGAACATTGCTTTCTGCAACAGCGTCATATGCTACAATTTCTGCGCCTTTTTCCAATAAAAGAGCAATATTATCTAAAGATGAAGCTTCTCTGATGTCATCTGTATTGGCTTTAAAGGCAAGTCCCCACATGGCAATTTTCTTCCCTTCAATATTTCCTCCGAAATATTTTTCAATTTCAGATACTAAAATTACTTTCTGGTTTGTATTTACCTTTTCAGTTGCTTCCAGGATCTGGAAATTAAAATCTTCCTGTTTCCCCGATTTTATAAGTGCTTTTACATCTTTAGGAAAACAGCTCCCGCCATATCCGATTCCCGGAAACAGAAATCTGTGCCCAATTCTGTCGTCACTACCCATTCCAAGTCTTACCTTATCCACATCTGCCCCTACTTTTTCACAGTAGTTGGCAATTTCATTCATAAAGGTAATTTTTACCGCCAAAAATGAATTGGCAGCGTACTTGGTGAGTTCCGATGATTTTTCATCCATAAAGATGATGGGAATCCCGGTATTGGTAAAAGGCTGGTAGATTTTAGACATAATGTCTTTTGCTTTTTCTGAGCTGGCTCCTACAACTACTCTCGAAGGGTTCATAGAGTCTTCAACAGCAAAGCCTT belongs to Chryseobacterium gleum and includes:
- a CDS encoding WbqC family protein; the encoded protein is MKVAIMQPYFLPYLGYISLIKHSDLFILFDPVQFIKHGWIERNRILKQNEGWLYVQVPLVKSPRETLIKDCFIDNSQNWKNKILSQLEIYKKKAPYYYKTLKVIHQIFDEDYNDIVSLNKNSLEKICEYLGFYKDLPVFSRMNLEIEKPTAPDEWALNICKKLPVNGNLHYINPIGGMDFFDRDKYKANNIDISFQKMELPHYDQKRESFESGLSIIDLMMFNSPEEINDMLDQFELI
- a CDS encoding DegT/DnrJ/EryC1/StrS family aminotransferase — encoded protein: MIPVTQPFLPPQEEYEKYIDGIWKRNWLTNMGPLASQLEMELKDHLKLNHLLFVTNGTVAIQMAIKALGISGEVITTPFSFIATTSSIVWEGCTPVFVDIDAKSLCIDPKKIEDAITEKTSAILATHVYGNPCDVEAIEAIAKKHNLKVIYDAAHAFGVEVNGKSIFEYGDISTCSLHATKLYHSVEGGLLITKDPELLKKLAYIRNFGISGFDSFSELGLNGKNSEFHAAMGLVNLKYISQIHEKRKALAELYDEKLKNLHAVKPLWHLKANNNHAYYPVVLESEELLLKLKNEMDKQEIFTRRYFYPSLASALPYLPKLELSVTEDIAKRVLCLPFYYDLTFEEVEYIARLMLRIQNN
- a CDS encoding ABC transporter ATP-binding protein produces the protein MEKDREVLVSVQNVSKKFSKNLKSSLKYGASDIIRSTLGLSIKKELRPQEFWAVHDVSFELRRGECIGLIGHNGAGKSTLLKVLNGLYTPDKGQIVMKGKIGALIELGAGFNPILTGRENIYNNASILGFTKKEVEKKLNSIIDFSEIREFIDTPVQNYSSGMKVRLGFAVAAHLEPDILIIDEVLAVGDLGFILKCFSKIDELLPHTAVIFVSHSMPMVSRICNEIILMDHGKVEYQGKEIGKGIQLYYSKFSNNSENKVYDNGILELISLQTDLVNNEIHRHQDFNLTFEFKINKPVDELPTLYLEFKDKEQKPIAGISVQEYREDINQSAKIVYKTTVKNPLFTLGKYIMDVGLYNPATESPYLRINNILEFTVGGEKEQWIPFELDSENIITLH
- the rfbA gene encoding glucose-1-phosphate thymidylyltransferase RfbA, which encodes MKGIILAGGSGTRLYPLTIAVSKQLMPVYDKPMIYYPLSTLLLAGIKDILIITTPHDQEGFIKLLGDGSQIGCNIEYVVQPSPDGLAQAFILGDQFIGSDSAALVLGDNIFYGSEMGTLLKNKTNPDGGVVFAYHVADPERYGVVEFDKDLKAVSIEEKPLSPKSNYAVPGLYFYDNNVVEIAKNIKPSARGELEITDINNVYLKNGKLEVAVLDRGTAWLDTGTFDSLHDASEFVSVIEKRQGFKIGCIEEIAFRNKFINEEKLLETAIKYGKSGYGKYLKQLVIK
- the rfbB gene encoding dTDP-glucose 4,6-dehydratase, encoding MKNIIITGGAGFIGSHVVREFVKNNPDTTIINLDALTYAGNLENLKDIENEPNYVFEKADITKPEELRRIFEKYKPDAVVHLAAESHVDRSITDPMAFINTNVNGTANLLNLCKEFWTLNPDHTHGRFPDEKRTNLFYHVSTDEVYGSLGETGFFLETTPYDPQSPYSASKAASDHLVRAYGNTYGMPFIVSNCSNNYGPNHFPEKLIPLCISNIINEKPLPIYGDGKYTRDWLFVIDHARAIHQIFKEAKTGETYNIGGFNEWQNIDLVKELIKQMDAKLERPEGYSEKLITFVKDRPGHDKRYAIDATKLNKDLGWKPSVTFEEGLGKTIDWYLENKEWLEHVTSGDYQKYYETQYN
- a CDS encoding ABC transporter permease, whose amino-acid sequence is MKTVVYTSDKKTHFFQELKSIFRDIKSSNFLAYQMTKRDIQSQHRQSLLGFFWILAPVIINSLIWLFLNGSGVVNVNIPGGIPYPVFVILGTTIWNIFAEAVQSPINSVNSGKAIISKINFPKEALLMKGIYTTLFNMLIKMIPAVAILIIYQVTPSASLLLFPFYIVALIIFAFAIGLIITPLGLIYTDISKVLITGIPLLMYMTPVVYAVPRSGIFKVLFNLNPLTYIINDTRNTLVGLETQSLMFTMILTAVSFIVLLIGLVIFRKSMPIVIEKIAG
- a CDS encoding UDP-glucose dehydrogenase family protein, translated to MNITIVGTGYVGLVTGTTLAELGNSVYCVDIDEKKVEGMKNGIVPIYEPNLEEMFLRNIQSERLFFTTNLKEALDKSEVIYLALPTPPGEDGSADLSYVLKVAQDIGELMTEYKVIVNKSTVPVGTAERVRETISSRTDIPFDVVSNPEFLREGFAVEDSMNPSRVVVGASSEKAKDIMSKIYQPFTNTGIPIIFMDEKSSELTKYAANSFLAVKITFMNEIANYCEKVGADVDKVRLGMGSDDRIGHRFLFPGIGYGGSCFPKDVKALIKSGKQEDFNFQILEATEKVNTNQKVILVSEIEKYFGGNIEGKKIAMWGLAFKANTDDIREASSLDNIALLLEKGAEIVAYDAVAESNVQKLLGDKIQYAKGMYDALENVDALFIATEWPEFKNPNFELMAKKMKNKVIFDGRNMYPLEIPEQNGFHYKSIGRKTISK